A genomic window from Myotis daubentonii chromosome 4, mMyoDau2.1, whole genome shotgun sequence includes:
- the DIMT1 gene encoding probable dimethyladenosine transferase isoform X3, producing the protein MFQREFALRLVAKPGDKLYCRLSINTQLLARVDHLMKVGKNNFRPPPKVESSVVRIEPKNPPPPINFQEWDGLVRITFVRKNKTLSAAFKSSAVQQLLEKNYRIHCSVHNTIIPEDFSIADKIQQILTSTGFSDKRARSMDIDDFIRLLHGFNAEGIHFS; encoded by the exons ATGTTTCAAAGAGAATTTGCTCTCAGACTGGTTGCAAAACCTGGAGATAAGTTATACTGCAGACTCTCAATTAATACACAGCTGTTAGCCCGTGTGGACCATTTAATGAAA GTTGGAAAGAATAACTTCAGACCACCACCCAAGGTGGAATCCAGTGTTGTAAGAATAGAACCTAAGAATCCGCCACCACCTATCAATTTTCAG GAATGGGATGGCCTAGTAAGGATCACCTTTGTTAGGAAAAACAAGACACTGTCTGCTGCATTTAA GTCAAGTGCAGTACAGCAGTTATTGGAAAAAAACTACAGAATTCACTGTTCGGTCCATAATACT ATAATACCAGAAGATTTCAGCATAGCAGATAAAATACAGCAAATCCTAACCAGCACAGGTTTTAGTGACAAGCGGGCCCGTTCCATGGACATAGATGACTTCATCAg ATTGTTACATGGATTCAATGCAGAAGGTATCCATTTTTCTTAG